One window from the genome of Salisaeta longa DSM 21114 encodes:
- a CDS encoding coiled-coil domain-containing protein: protein MSDSAPSAPPADWYPSRWERLQELLSVDTPEDVLPAVQALQEVSLADTADHIAATGLTDADHARAVLQRVHDKVKELTKERNQLHEALGVSTTDAALEEIYTLQAQVDELSDEIEALRAEGIGGGDQAVQMINSMEEQLEELYGDKEAEAQAPAPFESLSMENDTFEQLETLLAREERLQNELGVSSTDDVVDMVTNLVDQLEDVYTDRDETETDHDVPGLPGAQPAEEQSLDTERIERLQALMRREEELENVLGVSNPEQIISTVEQLSEQLDRLQATRERLGDYDLKNVDDIAQMIESMRGQLEAMYQDRERLSERGFKNFEEALLMIDNMQEQLDAVYKERRQMRAEGADTTAISARIDTLEQELQRVKREKEALEETRDALTAENNTYAEQVHAYQSVVGTEDPERFEALMQSMEDQLYDLYEEKRRRERPQAHTSAEPLVDEAACNRLPDTPIDEIDAWDTAAIALDGDGVIQYVNAAAQQLPFMIDPDPVGADFFFDVAPGANNALFYGRFRKGVAASALDTTFTYTYVSPRVAPTNLAVQLFRASNDVYWVFVRPL, encoded by the coding sequence ATGAGCGACAGCGCCCCTTCTGCTCCCCCTGCTGACTGGTACCCCTCGCGGTGGGAACGCTTGCAAGAGCTCCTTTCTGTAGACACTCCTGAGGACGTGTTGCCGGCCGTGCAAGCGCTGCAGGAAGTGTCGCTGGCAGACACGGCCGATCATATCGCGGCCACCGGGCTGACCGACGCCGACCATGCGCGCGCGGTGCTGCAACGCGTGCACGATAAGGTGAAGGAACTAACAAAGGAGCGAAACCAGCTGCACGAAGCCCTTGGCGTTTCCACAACCGATGCCGCGCTTGAGGAGATTTACACCTTGCAGGCGCAGGTGGACGAGCTTTCGGATGAGATAGAGGCCCTGCGCGCTGAAGGCATTGGCGGCGGCGATCAAGCCGTGCAGATGATCAATAGCATGGAAGAGCAGCTCGAAGAGCTGTACGGTGATAAGGAAGCAGAAGCGCAGGCCCCCGCCCCCTTCGAGTCGCTCAGCATGGAAAACGACACCTTTGAGCAGCTGGAAACACTCCTCGCCCGCGAGGAACGCCTGCAAAACGAACTGGGCGTCTCTTCAACGGACGACGTGGTGGACATGGTCACCAACCTGGTCGACCAGCTTGAGGACGTATATACAGATCGCGATGAAACCGAGACGGATCACGATGTGCCAGGCCTGCCCGGCGCACAACCCGCAGAGGAGCAGTCGCTTGACACGGAACGTATCGAGCGCCTGCAGGCCCTCATGCGGCGCGAAGAAGAGTTGGAAAATGTACTGGGAGTAAGCAACCCAGAGCAAATCATAAGTACGGTGGAGCAACTCAGCGAACAACTCGACAGGCTGCAGGCGACTCGCGAGCGCTTGGGAGATTACGATCTGAAAAACGTTGATGATATCGCCCAGATGATTGAAAGCATGCGCGGTCAGCTGGAAGCCATGTATCAAGATCGCGAGCGCTTATCGGAACGCGGGTTCAAGAACTTCGAGGAAGCGCTCTTGATGATCGATAACATGCAAGAACAATTAGATGCAGTGTATAAGGAGCGCCGCCAGATGCGCGCCGAGGGGGCCGATACCACGGCCATCAGTGCACGCATCGACACGCTAGAGCAGGAACTCCAACGGGTGAAGCGTGAGAAGGAAGCGCTCGAAGAGACGCGCGATGCGCTAACGGCAGAGAACAACACGTATGCCGAGCAGGTGCACGCGTATCAATCGGTTGTGGGCACCGAGGACCCTGAGCGCTTCGAGGCGCTTATGCAAAGCATGGAGGATCAACTCTATGACCTGTACGAAGAGAAACGTCGACGTGAGCGCCCCCAAGCCCATACATCGGCCGAACCGCTCGTAGACGAAGCCGCGTGCAACCGCCTCCCTGATACCCCGATTGACGAAATCGACGCGTGGGATACAGCAGCCATTGCACTTGACGGCGACGGTGTTATACAATACGTGAACGCGGCAGCCCAGCAGTTGCCCTTTATGATTGACCCTGACCCGGTGGGGGCAGACTTTTTCTTCGACGTGGCCCCCGGCGCCAACAACGCACTCTTTTACGGGCGCTTTCGCAAGGGCGTGGCGGCTAGCGCGCTCGACACCACATTCACTTACACGTACGTGAGCCCCCGCGTGGCCCCCACAAATCTTGCTGTACAGTTATTTCGTGCCTCTAACGACGTATACTGGGTGTTCGTACGCCCGCTGTAA
- a CDS encoding wax ester/triacylglycerol synthase family O-acyltransferase: MKDYEPLSGVDAAWLRMDRPTNLMTITAVVVLQDPMDTDALKALIEERFLGFTRFRQRIEDLDGTPRWALDPYFDLDQHVRPAALPGAADQRALQAYVSQQMSTPLDKTKPLWTMDCIEEYQGGTAIVIRLHHCIADGIALVQVLLSLTDEYFDPSRFPHTRAAGGWGVLKGAWQAGQAAASVGRRAVAEGLAAVQHPHHALERAREGMSLGAALSKFALLSEDNDTLLRGPLRVAQRAAWSGPLALERIKSIGYRLDAKVNDVLLGAVAGALRAYFEQRGAATDTTARALIPVNLRSAERAFQLGNHFGLVYLDLPLYLDDPIRRVQAVKRQMDEIKGSSEAVTALGLLEVLGNFPLTLEEQAVEFFSNKASAVITNVPGPREQVHMKGRRVQHIMPWVPRAGGIGLGISIFSYDGEVRTGIACDAGRIPDPETILAAYNREVDALYAEAEASAPAD, translated from the coding sequence ATGAAAGATTACGAGCCGCTCTCGGGCGTCGATGCCGCGTGGTTGCGCATGGATCGGCCCACCAACTTGATGACCATCACGGCGGTGGTGGTGCTGCAGGATCCTATGGACACCGACGCCCTAAAGGCGCTCATCGAGGAGCGCTTCCTGGGGTTTACACGGTTTCGGCAGCGCATTGAAGACCTTGACGGGACGCCCCGCTGGGCGCTTGATCCGTACTTTGACCTCGACCAGCATGTGCGCCCTGCTGCGTTGCCCGGTGCGGCCGACCAGCGCGCGTTGCAGGCGTACGTGAGTCAGCAGATGAGCACGCCGCTGGACAAGACGAAGCCGCTGTGGACGATGGACTGCATTGAGGAGTACCAGGGCGGAACGGCAATTGTGATACGGTTGCATCACTGCATCGCGGATGGCATTGCGCTGGTACAGGTGCTGCTTTCGCTCACAGATGAGTATTTCGATCCGTCGCGCTTTCCCCACACCCGCGCTGCCGGCGGATGGGGCGTGTTGAAGGGGGCGTGGCAGGCCGGACAGGCGGCGGCTTCGGTGGGCCGGCGGGCCGTGGCGGAGGGACTGGCGGCGGTGCAGCATCCGCATCATGCGTTGGAGCGGGCCCGTGAGGGCATGAGCCTGGGCGCGGCGCTCTCGAAGTTTGCCCTGCTCAGCGAAGACAACGACACGCTGTTGCGCGGGCCGCTGCGGGTGGCGCAGCGGGCGGCGTGGTCGGGGCCGCTGGCGCTGGAGCGCATCAAGAGCATTGGCTACCGGCTCGATGCCAAGGTGAACGACGTGCTGCTTGGGGCGGTGGCGGGAGCGCTGCGTGCGTACTTTGAACAGCGCGGGGCGGCTACGGACACCACGGCGCGCGCGCTCATCCCCGTAAACTTGCGCTCGGCAGAGCGCGCGTTTCAATTGGGCAACCACTTTGGGCTCGTGTACCTCGATTTGCCCTTGTACCTCGACGATCCCATACGCCGCGTGCAAGCGGTGAAGCGCCAGATGGACGAAATCAAGGGCTCGTCGGAAGCGGTGACGGCGCTGGGCCTGCTGGAGGTATTAGGCAACTTCCCGCTCACGTTGGAGGAGCAGGCGGTCGAGTTTTTCAGCAACAAGGCCAGTGCCGTCATCACCAACGTGCCGGGCCCGCGCGAGCAGGTGCACATGAAGGGCCGGCGCGTGCAGCACATCATGCCGTGGGTGCCGCGCGCCGGCGGCATTGGGCTGGGCATTAGCATCTTCAGCTACGACGGCGAAGTGCGCACCGGTATTGCATGCGACGCCGGCCGCATCCCCGACCCGGAGACGATTCTGGCTGCCTACAACCGCGAGGTCGACGCGCTCTATGCAGAAGCCGAGGCGTCTGCCCCGGCCGACTGA
- a CDS encoding EamA family transporter, with protein MASHVVWALVAMLAYSFVAPFVRQSVTRGLPGFSTLLITSTILLIAAAGVAVASGDFRWTQLQRPAANSAYLAGGFLSVGIIAYYYALSTGPVSVVVPIFGMFLVLSPVAGYFLLEEALTPRKLAGIALAAVAVYLVVGGD; from the coding sequence ATGGCTTCTCACGTCGTTTGGGCCCTCGTGGCCATGCTGGCTTATTCGTTCGTCGCCCCGTTTGTGCGCCAGTCGGTTACGCGCGGCCTCCCCGGCTTTTCGACCTTGCTCATCACCTCCACCATCCTCCTGATTGCGGCGGCAGGCGTTGCGGTGGCTAGCGGCGACTTCCGCTGGACGCAGCTGCAACGCCCGGCGGCCAACAGCGCCTACCTCGCCGGGGGCTTTCTGTCGGTGGGCATTATCGCGTATTACTACGCCTTGTCGACCGGTCCGGTGAGCGTCGTTGTACCCATCTTTGGCATGTTTCTGGTGCTTAGCCCCGTCGCGGGCTACTTTTTGCTCGAGGAAGCGCTCACGCCCCGTAAGCTTGCGGGCATCGCGCTGGCGGCCGTTGCCGTGTATTTGGTTGTGGGCGGCGATTAA
- a CDS encoding DUF819 family protein — MPSTLFASPMPVLAFLVGVLGIVFWLSRIGPLAPIFKFLPPVIWAYFVPMLATTFGIIPADSVVYDWMSTYLLPFSLFLLMMTVDLKAILRLGPLALGMMLAGTLGIVIGGPLTFAVFGGFFEDPVAWKGFAALSGSWIGGTANLVAMKQSFGTPDSTLAPLLVVDVVAGYGWMGILIVLSSYQQTFDRWVGADTSAVEKMNQRMTDDSTKRPITIEQLAMIVGLGLVAAVGSRQLGGLFPALGDPTIISASTWAILLVVTIGLLLSFTPLRRLEDVGASRVGYVALYLLLTSIGAKANLQAVLDVPLYLAAGAFWIAIHVVVLLIAARLLRAPLFFVATGSMANVGGAASAPIVAGVYSPALAPVGLLMGVAGYILGIYAAFGCGVLIQQVALWL; from the coding sequence GTGCCTTCTACGCTTTTTGCGTCGCCCATGCCCGTTCTCGCCTTCCTGGTAGGCGTCTTGGGCATCGTCTTTTGGCTCAGCCGCATAGGCCCACTGGCACCGATCTTTAAATTTTTGCCGCCGGTCATCTGGGCGTACTTTGTACCCATGCTGGCCACGACGTTTGGCATTATTCCGGCCGATAGCGTGGTATACGACTGGATGTCGACCTACCTGCTCCCGTTCTCGCTCTTTTTGCTCATGATGACCGTCGACCTGAAGGCCATCTTGCGCCTCGGGCCGTTAGCGCTTGGCATGATGCTCGCTGGTACGCTAGGCATCGTCATTGGCGGCCCGCTTACGTTTGCCGTGTTTGGCGGATTTTTTGAGGACCCCGTGGCGTGGAAGGGGTTTGCGGCGCTGTCGGGCAGTTGGATTGGTGGAACGGCCAACCTCGTGGCGATGAAGCAAAGCTTTGGCACGCCCGATAGTACCCTCGCCCCCCTTCTTGTGGTTGACGTGGTGGCCGGATACGGCTGGATGGGCATTCTGATTGTGCTGAGCTCCTACCAGCAGACCTTCGACCGCTGGGTGGGCGCCGACACGTCGGCCGTGGAGAAGATGAACCAGCGCATGACGGACGACTCAACCAAGCGCCCCATCACCATCGAGCAGCTTGCCATGATCGTAGGGCTCGGACTCGTCGCGGCCGTCGGGTCGCGGCAACTGGGGGGGCTGTTTCCGGCCCTGGGCGACCCCACCATCATTAGCGCGAGCACGTGGGCCATCCTGCTCGTGGTTACGATTGGGTTGTTGCTGTCGTTTACGCCGCTGCGCCGCCTCGAAGATGTGGGCGCGTCGCGCGTGGGGTACGTGGCGCTCTACCTCCTCCTCACCTCCATCGGCGCCAAGGCCAACCTGCAGGCCGTGCTCGATGTCCCGTTATACCTTGCCGCCGGGGCCTTCTGGATTGCCATTCACGTGGTGGTCCTCCTCATCGCCGCCCGCCTCCTGCGCGCGCCGTTGTTTTTTGTGGCCACCGGAAGCATGGCCAACGTAGGCGGCGCCGCCAGCGCGCCCATCGTAGCGGGCGTGTACAGTCCGGCCCTCGCCCCGGTGGGCCTTCTGATGGGCGTAGCAGGCTACATCCTGGGGATCTACGCGGCCTTCGGGTGCGGCGTGCTCATCCAACAGGTAGCGCTGTGGCTGTGA
- a CDS encoding putative molybdenum carrier protein, which produces MIETIVSGGQTGVDRAALDAAQREQVAIGGWCPRGRRAADGVIPERYPLKETPEADYAQRTTWNVRDSDGTLILSPEPLTGGTAFTRQEAQRLGRPLMQVEPSLAHVTRILSWVQQHRIRRLNVAGPRARTEPGIYKRALRVMEGVLRADRAKTIVS; this is translated from the coding sequence ATGATTGAGACGATTGTGTCGGGGGGACAAACAGGGGTCGACCGCGCGGCGCTCGATGCGGCACAGCGCGAGCAGGTGGCCATTGGCGGATGGTGCCCGCGCGGGCGCCGGGCCGCAGATGGTGTCATCCCCGAGCGGTATCCACTGAAGGAAACCCCGGAGGCAGACTACGCGCAGCGGACCACCTGGAACGTGCGCGACAGCGACGGCACGCTCATCCTGTCGCCTGAGCCGCTGACCGGTGGAACGGCCTTTACGCGGCAGGAGGCGCAACGGCTGGGGCGGCCGCTGATGCAGGTGGAGCCGTCGCTTGCGCACGTCACGCGCATCCTGAGCTGGGTGCAGCAGCACCGCATCCGCCGCCTGAACGTGGCCGGGCCGCGGGCGCGCACCGAGCCGGGCATATACAAGCGGGCGCTGCGCGTGATGGAAGGCGTGTTGCGCGCCGATCGTGCGAAGACAATCGTTTCGTAG